In the Chroicocephalus ridibundus chromosome 15, bChrRid1.1, whole genome shotgun sequence genome, one interval contains:
- the HDHD3 gene encoding haloacid dehalogenase-like hydrolase domain-containing protein 3, which translates to MLRLRFLTWDVKDTLLRLRRPVGESYAAEARAHGIQVQPEALTRSFREAYGAQGRLFPNYGQGRGLNSQQWWVDVVKQTFRLSGVHEEGVITLMAENLYHDFCSAGNWEVLPGAGETLSQCCQRGFRMGVVSNFDNRLEKILSQCNLRHHFEFVLTSEETGFAKPDGRIFQKALRLGGVPPEQVAHVGDDYTRDYRAARAVGMHGFLLRAAGQSAEPEVPPEHVLPTLSHLLTLIEKG; encoded by the coding sequence ATGCTCCGGCTTCGCTTCCTGACATGGGACGTGAAGGATACGCTGCTGCGGCTGCGGCGGCCGGTGGGGGAGAGCTACGCGGCCGAGGCCCGGGCACACGGGATCCAGGTGCAGCCAGAGGCTCTCACTAGGTCATTCCGGGAGGCGTACGGAGCCCAGGGCCGGCTATTCCCCAACTACGGCCAGGGCCGGGGGCTCAACTCCCAGCAGTGGTGGGTCGACGTGGTCAAACAGACCTTCAGGCTCTCAGGTGTGCACGAAGAGGGAGTCATAACGCTGATGGCGGAAAACCTCTACCACGACTTCTGCAGCGCTGGTAACTGGGAGGTGCTGCCAGGAGCCGGCGAGACCCTGAGCCAGTGCTGCCAGCGCGGCTTCCGTATGGGGGTCGTCTCCAACTTCGACAACCGGCTGGAAAAAATCCTCTCCCAGTGCAACCTGCGTCACCACTTTGAATTTGTCCTCACCTCTGAGGAGACAGGCTTCGCCAAGCCAGATGGGAGGATCTTCCAGAAAGCTCTGCGCCTCGGTGGGGTCCCCCCAGAGCAGGTGGCTCATGTAGGGGATGACTACACCCGGGATTACAGGGCAGCCCGAGCCGTGGGCATGCATGGATTTCTGCTGCGGGCCGCCGGGCAGAGCGCTGAGCCGGAGGTGCCCCCTGAGCATGTTCTGCCCACGCTCAGCCACCTCCTGACCCTTATCGAGAAGGGGTAG